The window ATCCATGGTTGTGCGATTGCAGCACAGGCGCCAGCAATAACTCATCTATTTTTTGCTGACGATAGTTATTTGTTTTTCGGGGCAACTTTGACAGAATGTGATGAAATAAGACATTGTCTCAAACAGTATGAAGAAGCGTCAGGTTAGAAAATCAACCGAGATAAATCTTCCCTCCATTTTAGCAAAAATGTACCTACTGAAGTGAGGCAGGGCATTGGTGACAAGTTAAATGTGGGAATTGTCCAGTGTCCAGAAAAATACCTTGGGCTTCCATCTCTAATCGGTAGAAATAAAAGGGAGGTGTTTGACTACATTGAGACAATGATCAGGAAAAGGATAAGCAGCTGGAAATCTAGATTCTTGTCGAAAGCTGGAAAGGAGATACTTATTAAATCTGTCCTACAGTCACTGCCATCCTATGTTATGAGCTTGTTTCTTATCCCGCATTCCTTATGTGAAGAGCTTGAAAAGCTTCTAAACTCCTTTTGGTGGGGCTCGGAAGATGGTGATGGAAAAAAGGTACACTGGAAGTCATGGGAAAAGCTATGCAAGCCTAAGCAACAAGGCGGAATGGGCTTCAAACACTTACACAGGTTTAACATCGCCTTACTAGCAAAACAGGCTTGGCGCATACTGGCTCATCCGAATACTTTGGTTGCAAAGATCTTCAAAGCTCGATACTTTCCTCACACTTCCATCTTAGAGGCCGAAATCAAAGCTAACCCGAGCTACATATGGAGAAGTATCACTGCTGCTCTTCCTTTGTTGAGATCACAATGTCGGATCCTTATAGGGTCAGGTGAGGATGTGAATATATGGAATGAACCATGGCTGCCCGATGATATAAATCCCTACATTGATAGCATTGCGCCTCTAGGATTCGAAGATGCAAAAGTGGCTTCGCTAAGAGCGAGTCCACATGGTAAATGGGATCTTACGAAGATTCAAGCTCTCTTTTCCAACAGAGACAGAATGCTTATTCAAAAAATAGTTTTGAGTCAAAGAGAAACGAGGGATAGATGGACATGGAAGCTGGAAAGGAGTGGAAGCTATTCGGTCAGGAGTGGATACCGATTCCTACATTACAGTGATGTTGTCAGTCCAGTGGATGCTATAAAAGATGTCTGGAACACTATCTGGAACGCACATGTCCCCCCGAAAGTCAGACATCTTCTGTGGAGAGCAACAGCTCGTTGCTTACCAACACGGGTGGAGCTGGCTAAGAAACGTATAGGTACTGATTTGATATGTCCTCGATGTAAAGTTGGCGAAGAAACTATTTTTCATGCCTTGGTGGCTTGCTCAAAAGCTCGACAGGTTTGGAATTTTCTATCTCATGATGTGTTGGGCAGTAATGCTACTGATATAATTGAATTCTGGGCTTCCATTATGGAAAACTATGATAAAAACACTCTCGAGCTGTCTGCGGTGGTGTGTTGGGCAATATGGAACGATAGGAATGCAGCGGTTTGGGATGGAAAAAGGCAGCCACCGGCTATTACGTTCAATTGCGCAGCAGCTTTCTTGATGAAATGGCAGAACGCGCAAGTTGCTGTCAACACAAGCGCTACGGAGGTTGCAAAACAGATCTGGTCATGTCCGGCACAAGGTTGTGTAAAGCTGAACGTGGATGCAGCGGTATTCCAAGCATCAGGGAAAGCAGGATATGGTTTCGTTTTAAGAAATGACGTGGGCGGTTTCATTGCAGCAGGTAATGGACAGCTCGGTATCTGCCATGACCCGTTGATTGCAGAGGGTATGAGTTGCCGGGAAGCACTCAGCTGGTTGAAGAAGGAAAGAGTTCAAAATGTTCAACTGGAAACGGATTCTCAACTCCTGGTACTGGCTATTTCCGGAACCAAGGAGCTAGTTTCCCCTTTTGGCATTATCATTGACGATTGTAAAGCTCTAATTAATGAGCTAAatgttttttcaatttcttttgtGAGGAGGTCAGCGAACTCAGTAGCTCACTTGTTAGCCAGAGCTGCAGATTCTGTGTCTGATACTGGGATATGGAAACATAATCCCCCCGATTTTATCTGTAATGCGTTATCCATTGATATTCAATAAAGAGGCTTACTTTgatgtcaaaaaaaaattataattataatttttttttttttttgtagaaaagggaaagaaaaacaaataaaacacAAGCCAAAAGCCTaatccgggattagcctaggaaagctaaccccacaACATCATCTAAAAGAAGCGAAGTCAGGAACTCAGGAGGTGAAGAGAAGGTTGAGACTCCCAACATCCTCACATGACCCTCGGTTGCAAGGCGGTCCGCCACCCGATTCTGCTCTCTGAAGACATGGCAGAAGCTGAtggtatcaaaggaagaaccGACCCTTTTGAtccctttgattaaattttggctatttaaacaaatagcattaTTGTCTGAGATCATTTTGACAGCTTCGaggttatcagattccacaagAAGCTTTTTCAAGCCCAGATTCTTAGCAAGCCTGAGACCAGATaggatcccccagagctccgcagaaaaggaagaacccatacCCAGATTCTGAGCAAACTCAGACACCCAAGCACCACCAGCATCCCTCAGAACCCCTCCAGCTGCAATTTTACCGTCCTTTAGACAAGAGCCATCAGTATTTAACTTTATCATCCCTTCACTAGGCCTACTCCAGCCAAAAAGATCAACAtcaattaatttctataaaaataatGAATCTAATAAACTCATAATTAAAAATCTATTTATTCAAGGTAAGAGCTCATGTGATAcaactctaaaaaaaaaatacctggCCTGAATTTGGAATAAATAATTGattgaatttttaaattttgaaaacttcttattaaccttttaaatattttgttggctccttaaatttattaaaagtgagATATTTATTCTTTAAATTTACTTAAGGTTATTTATTAgcctttaaatttatttaaatattttcctattttgacatGTAGTATttagaaattaattatattattttaaacaaattaaaataactaattatttaaatcttttcctattttgacaCGTAATATTTAGAAGTTAATtatgttattttaaacaaattatttaaatattttaaaattttaggagAAAGGCGGTTTTCTTTCTTTCGTGACATAttaagaaggaaaaaaaatgcTTAATATATAAGGAATAATGCTTAATATATAAGGGGTTGTTTGAGCTTGGTCTAAAAACTCAATTGACTCCATAaattaaacttgcttaaaatacaTTTCAATTTGTTAACATATGTCAATTTAGATGGTAGCGAAGGCAGCCCAGTGCTTAGGCCGGAGCCACTGCTCCGGTGAAGCCTTGAGTAGCGTCTTGCCTCTATTGGTATTAATCTCCATTTTCTCTTCGATTCCCCCTCACTTCTGAAGTTTAAACCCtttccttcttttttctttattttaaatTCTCCTCGTTCCTCTGTTCGCCGCGTCGCCACATCGAAGTCTTCTCCTTAAAGACATATATCTATATTTTCACTTTTCACCTTTATCTTTTCACTGATTTACATTTTTATTAGTCCACCGCATATAACAAACTTCATCTGCACCATATGTCACACCAGCCTTATTCATTTTgtcctttttgtgtttttacttTATTACCCCTTTTCTCTTTCCTCTTGGTTGTAATTGTTTCACTACAACCAGATACACCATATGTCACGCCAGCCTTATtcattttgtcttttttttgtgtgtttttactTTATTACCCCTTTTCTCTTTCCTCTTGGTTGTAATTGTTTCACTGCAACCAGATATATATTTTGTATGCTCTGCTTCTTTTGAATCAATAAGAAAGAATTGAGTTTTTTCTCTATTCATTTACTGAGTCACTTTCTCAAGATGATACCAAGGCTAATCATGCAAGTGCAATCAATGTTGAAGATACTAATGATGATTGTGAGGATGCATGTAAGCAGCAAATGACAACTTAAATTGAGCCACAGTAGTATGCTTTAACAAAGGATCACTATCATCAATCGATGACATTACTGCCTTCAAGTTCAACTCAATCCAACAGGATGAATATATACTCACATCAGCAGTGTCGATATTAGCACCAACCTCAACTATTCTGGTACAATTCTAAGCACCATTTTTAATCACACTACTACTATAATGTCTAGATTGTTGACACTGGTACAACTGATCATATCACTTGTGATCTCAAGTTTTTTAAATCATACAAGGCAATTGAGGGTTGTTTTGTTCAGTTAGCAAATGGAAGCAATGTGAAAGTTTCATATATTGGCCAATGCTCAACTATAATTTGATATCTACTAGTAAGCTTACAACATCAAATAAGATAAGGATTGTAGTGATCGAAAGCTGTTGTGTGATATAGGATCTTATAAGGGCTAGATGATTAGTTATGCTGAGTAAAAAAGGGGTTATACCACCTAGTTCAATAAAGCCAAATCAATTTCACCAAATCAACAGTTTTAGCTACTTCTAGAACTGATGATTACATttggcacaagagacttggcCATCCCTCTTTACAAAGAATGTAGAAATCAGATAACTATTTTTCTCTTTGTAATCTAAAACATCCAAGTCTTTGTGATGTATGCCAATTATCAAGCCAAAAGAAATTATCCTTTCAATTAAGTAATACTACTTTTAACTGCATTTTTTAGTTAATTCATGTTGACATATGGGATCTTTAAAAAATTCTCTTCAATCTTATTTCCTTACTATAGTTGATGACTATAGCAGGTATACATAGGTTTCTTTAATGAAAACTAAAGGAGAGGCAAGATCTTTATAACAGCAGTTCTGTGCATATATAAAAAAGACAATTTCAGACTGAAGTTAAAACCATACAATCTGATAATGGCCTAGAGTTCCACATGCCAGACTTTCACCTAAATCTTGGCATTATACACCAAAAATATTGTCCTAAAACTCCCCAACAAAATAGTATAGTTGAGAGAAAGCACCAGGACATTATGAATGTCACTAGAGCCATATTATTGTAAGACTTTTTACTTAAAACTTTCTGGCCTTTTGCTATGAATCATGCGGTATACTTGATCAACGGATTGCCATCAACAGTCATACACAATTACACcctattttattatctttacaAACATTACCCTAATATTACAAAGCTTAAAGTTTTTGGTTGCCTTTCTTATGTCTAAACATTAGATCGAAATAAGACTAAACTCATAGACATAGCCTTGAAATGCatctttatttgtttttaacATGGGGTTTAAGGATAAAAATTATCTAACTTATATCTACTCACGCAATTTTTGTATCTAGGAACGTCAAGTTCTTCGAGAACTGTTTTCCTTTCTCAACCACACCTATGATTCTAGACTCACCAAGTTGTAGTGAAGATGAACTCGATACACTAAACTTATCCATCCCTAGTGATGATAATGAGATTAGAGAGGAAATGTTGAGTGATCTAGTAGTGACAGTTCCAAAACAGAATGTCGATTACTCTAATGCCATTTCTATAGATTTTAATCCCAACACCATGTCTATCATAAATGAACCAGTCATAAAATCAACTAAAAATGAAATGCAACCTAGTTATCTAAAAGATTATTATACTTCATTGTTAACATCTAGTCCTTTACCTAAACAACTCAATACACCACATCCGTTATCCAATTCCATATACTATTGCAACATGTCCTCAACTAAACAAGTGTTCACCTTAAATATGACTTGTCACACATAGCCAAAAAATTATGTTCCAAGGATCCAAAATGGCAAGTAGCCATGGATAATGAGCTACATGCTTTAAAGAAAAACGATACTTGGGAGCTGGTCACTTTGCCTCATAGGCATTTCCCATAGGCTATAGATGGGTATTTAGAATCAAATACAACACTAATGGTACCATAGATAAGTTTAAGGCGCGTGTGGTGGCAAAGGGTTTCACAGAAATGGAGGGATTAGTTTCAAAGATACTTTTGCTCTTGTGGCTAAGTTTACCATAATCAGGATAGTTTTAGCAATTGCAGCAGTCCAAGCATGGTATGTTAAGCAGGTTGACATAAATAATGCCTACCTCCATGgagatttagaagaagaagtttgcATGGTCTTACCACCGGGACCTTCATCTCAGCTTCCAAATCAAGTATGTAGGCCCGAGAAATCACTCTATAGATTGTAACAGGCAGGCATATAGTGGAATCTGAAGTTGCCATCTTCAATCAAGGATGTAGGTTTTGTTCAATCACCTTCAGATCCCTCTCTCTTTTTTAAATCTCGTAAAAATAGCATTACAATCTTGTTGGTGTATGTGGATGATGCCATAGTGGCCAGTAATGACATGCATATGTTATCAATTGCATCAAGAAACATTTGCATACTCAATTTAGCATTAAGAACCTTAGTTCCTTACATTATTTTCTTCGTTTTGAGTTTGCAAGAACTTCGAAAGGATTCCATATATGCTAGAGGAAATACACTCTTGAACTTATGTAGGAGCATGATTTCCTCAACAATAAACCAACTCTTACCCCAGCTTTGCCAAATTACAAACCTTGTCCCACAGTTGCACCTCTCTAGGATATAACAAAATACAGAAGACTCATTGGCAAGTTGCTTTATCTCAGCAATATCAGGCCTGAAATATCTTATATTGTCAACCAACTACCACAACCTCTCCATGCTCGTTCAACAGAAGATCTTTCTACAGCACATCAGATTCTCAGGTACCTTAAAGGTTCTCTATGACTATGGTTACTTTTCCCTTCCAAATTCATTTTGCAATTACAGGCTTTTTTTGATTCAGACTGGGCAATTTCTCTAGAAACCAGGCGTTCCATTACAGGTTATGCATTTATTTGGGAGAGGTATTAATCTCATTGAGGTCTAAAAATCAAAGCATAGTTTCCAAGTCATCTTCTGAAGTTGAGTAGAGGGTGACGGCCTCTGTATCCTATGAATTGCAATAGATATTGAGTCTATTGACACACTTGTTTGTTCCTCGTCCTACATTAGCCTTGCTCTTCTGTTACATTAGCGATACATATTGCACAAAATCCAATTTTCCACGAGCGAACCAAACACGTTAACATTGACTGCCATgtcattcgagaaagagttgcTTTAGACTTAATCCGCTTAACGCCCATTCCCACTACACTGTAAATTGATGTTGTCTTTATACTAAAGCACAACATTCACCACAATTTCAATATATGGTTTCCAAACTTGGCTTGTTCAACTTGTTCCTTGCCAAGTTTAAGGGAGGGTAAAGACATATCTACATTTTCACTTTTCACTAATTTACCTTTTTATTAATCCACCTCATATAACAAACTTCACGTGCACCACTCTCCTTGAAATGCCATGTTAGCCTCATTCATTTTGTCCTTTATATTACTCATATTTTTCTTTCCTCTTGGTTGTAACCGTTTTATTGtaaacaaatatatattttgtatgCTTTGCCCTTTGGAATCAATGAAAAAGAACTAAGTTCTCTCTCCATTCATTTATTGGGTCACTTTTTCAAGACCCCTCTTTGGCAACCCACTGCAGGACTAAAATTAGACCCTTTAATCTTAAATTTTGGCTCTAGAGTCAGTAGTTGGAACTGGCTTAAGTGATCGTCCACTAGGGACAGGAGAGTCGGACATACGTCCTTCGTGAAGGGAGTCAGATGTCTCCATAGAAGGAAACTCTATGGGCTACAAGAGAACTCATAATGTTTGCCCGTTCTAGGGCGAGGTTTGAACATAAGGAGACCCTCATGAATGGAATACTGACAGATGCATTGACGAGACGCTTTAAAGGGGGATAGACCCCTTTAGTAGGAGTTGGCTGGCCGAGACTTGGGGAAAGTCGAGGTGCCTCACATGGTTTTAACCTGGCTCGGACCTGACCCCGTGACATTTGGTATTGGATTTAGGgaattagagcatctccaatagcctcttaagttggctcttaagttaaaatttgaggattgagaataaaaaatgagcttcaacagtctcttagtggctcctcaaatcactgaGAGCTTCTCCatcatctctattaatagagagcctctctccacctcttagtgcctcctaacttcattttttatttataatttattattgagcaatctctctcctcacactattggtaaatataacaataaacaataatttaataataaaataataaataaggagtgcatataaggagtattgttgaacatgatatatcttagtcactcgTAAAcaactaagagtcaattatttatattatttttagagagtatACTAAAAGTCTCTTGAAAATGCTCTTAATCAtatcattttaaataagtttacgAGGCTTAAAAAGACATTCTCGTTAAATTTAAGAgtcaaatcatttttttttttttaacaaaatgtAGCAAGTTCAATCAAATGATatgtattaacaaaaaaaaaaaaaaaagataaaataactTCTGaacatttagaaaaaaaaaaaaaaaaagaaagaaagtctTAGAAGCACTAAATAATGCAGAAATGGAGTAAGGTAGGAGAAAGAATTCCCATGCTTTGTCGGCCATATCTGTTGCTTTTCTCTATATCATCATCCGTATATGATAATATTATATGTTGTTTTAACTCACACATTGCATATCCATTCAATTGAAGTCAAGTAGGAGTTTTCTTAATCATTGCATAGATGACAGAATTGAAACCCTCACTTTCTTATTATTCTTTCAGATGATAAGAGGTAGTTGACATTTGTCATTTACCCATTTCTCAAAATCTCACTCTTTTCTGTGTTTTCCTAATTATATATGCCTTTCAGCTCTTCATTCTCTCTATATGGATATTCAATTCCTTTTCTTCACTTGCCTTCCTTTTCCCTTCTCTCTTGGTATGTAAAAgccctttcctttcctttctttcttgCTTCTGGTTTATGAATTTTCTAGTTTATAGATATGGGGTCAATCTCATATGGGTTATTTATTCTTGTTTTTCTCCTTTTGATTCATCAATGTTTGGGTGTTAACACAGAGGGTCAATTCCTTTTAGACATAAAAAGCAAATTCATTCATGGCTCTAATCATCTCAGTGATTGGAACCCTAATGATTCTACTCCTTGTGAGTGGACAGGTGTGAATTGCACCTATGATTATTATAATCCAGTGGTTTATTCTCTTAATCTCAGCTTTAAGAATCTTTCTGGCTCTTTATCTCCTAGTATAGGTGGATTGGTTGGATTGATTTATCTTGATCTTTCTTTTAATGGCTTGTCTAAAAATATCCCTAGTGAAATTGGGAATTGTTCTAATCTTCAAATTCTTCGTCTCAACAATAACCTACTTGAAGGTCAGATTCCTGTTGAATTAGTTAAACTTTCCTCTTTGACAATTTTCAATATCTCCAACAATAGAATTTCAGGCCCTTTCCCTGAAAACATTGGTGATCTTTTGTCTTTGTCTCAGTTAATTTGTTACAGTAATAACATCACTGGTTCATTGCCTGCTTCTTTTGGGAACCTGAAAAACTTGACTACTTTTAGGGCTGGGCAGAATTTGATATCAGGAAGCTTCCCTCCTGAGATTGGTGGTTGTGAGAAGTTGCAGGTTCTTGGTCTTGCTCAGAATCAATTGAGTGGAGAGATTCCGAGAGAGCTCGGAATGCTGAAGAATTTGCAGGATATAGTCCTATGGGGTAATCTGCTTTCGGGTTCTATACCGAAAGAGCTAAGCAATTGTACTAATTTGGTGACTCTTGCACTCTATGATAACAATCTTTTTGGGCCTATACCGAAAGAGCTTGGAGACCTTGTGTTTCTGCAGAAGTTATACCTCTACAGGAATCACTTGAATGGAAGCATCCCAAAAGAGATTGGGAATCTGTCTTCTGCTATAGAGATTGATTTCTCTGAGAACATGTTGACTGGAGAGATACCAATCGAATTGGCGAAGATAACCGGACTGCATTTGCTTTATCTTTTCGAAAACAAGCTAACCGGTGTGATCCCAGATGAGCTGACTACTTTGTCAAACTTGACAAGGGTTGATCTCTCAATTAACAATCTCACAGGTACAATTCCTGTTGGATTCCAGTACTTAAAGCAGTTAATCATGTTGCAGCTCTTCAACAACTCGTTGTTCGGTAGCATTCCTCAAGGCCTTGGTGTCTATGGAAAGCTATGGGTAGTTGATTTGTCAAATAACTACCTAACTGGAAACATTCCACCTCATCTTTGCAGAAATGAGTACCTGTTTTTCCTGAACATGGGATCAAATAACCTCACAGGTTATATCCCGACGAGTGTTGTTAACTGCAAGACATTGGCACAGCTATACCTTGCAGAAAATGACCTTATGGGGAACTTTCCAACTGATTTGTGTAAGCTTGTGAATCTATCTAGTCTTGATTTGGAGCAAAACAAGTTTACTGGTCCAATTCCTCCTGAGATTGGATATTGCGGCGGTTTGAAAAGGTTGCATCTTTCGGGTAACTACTTCATTGGTGAATTGCCAAGACAGATTGGTAAACTTTCTCAATTGGTGATCTTTAACGTCTCGTCGAATCTGCTAACTGGAACAATCCCACCTGAGGTCTTCAGCTGCAAGATGCTGCAAAGGCTAGATCTCAGCCGGAACAATTTTGTAGGTGTTCTGCCAAGTGAGATAGGAGGCCTTTACCAATTAGAGCTTCTCAAGCTCTCAGACAATCGGATTTCGGGTGTCATACCTCCGGAGGTAGGCAACTTAAGTCGCCTAACTGAGCTACAAATGGGAGGCAACCTATTTTCGGGTTCCATCCCAGCTGAGTTAGGTGAACTTTCGAGCTTGCAGATTGCATTAAACCTCAGCTACAACAATCTTTCTGGATCAATACCTGAGGAGCTTGGGAATCTTGTGTTACTAGAGTTCCTTTTTCTAGACAACAACCATCTGAGTGGTGAAATTCCAGGCTCTTTAACGAACCTTTCGAGTTTACTCGGATGCAACTTCTCTTACAATGACTTGAGTGGTCCTTTGCCTTCCTTGCCACTCTTTCTTAACACAGCCAACACCAGCTTTCTAGGAAACCAAGGGATTTGTGGTGGACCTCTAGTTAATTGCACTCAATCTCCATCATTTTATCCGTCTTCAGATACAGAAGTTCGAAGAGACCGCTTAGGTAAAATCATTGCTATAATTGCAGCTGTTATTGGCGGGGTTTCGCTCATTTTAATTGCAGTTATTATATACTTCATGAGACGTCCGGTTGAAATAGGTGGTCCATTGCAAGACAGGCCATTCTCCTGTCCAGTTTCGGATATTTACTTTTCTCCAAGGGAAGGTTTCACTTTCCAGGACCTGGTTTCAGCTACCAAAGGCTTCGATGACAGCTTCGTGATAGGAAGAGGAGCTTGTGGAACGGTTTATAGAGCAGTCTTGCCATGTGGTCGCACCATTGCAGTTAAAAGACTAGCATCTAACCGGGAAGGCAGCACCATTGACAATAGCTTCCGGGCTGAAATTTTGACTCTAGGCAAGATTAGGCATCGAAACATTGTGAAGTTACACGGTTTCTGCTACCACCAGGGCTCAAATCTTCTCCTATATGAGTACATGGAGAAAGGTAGTTTGGGAGAACTGCTTCACGGAGGATCATATAGCCTCGATTGGCCTACGAGATTCAAGATCGGCCTTGGATCTGCTCAGGGCCTTGCTTATCTGCATCATGATTGCAAGCCTCGTATATTTCATCGTGACATAAAGTCCAATAACATTCTGCTTGATGACAAGTTTGAAGCTCATGTTGGAGATTTCGGGTTAGCAAAAGTGATTGACATGCCACAATCTAAATCAATGTCTGCAGTTGCTGGTTCTTATGGCTACATTGCCCCCGGTAAGCTTTTCTATAGTTCATTATAGATGCTGCATACTTATGAAATGAGCTTAGATTGTTAATCTTCATTATCTGAATGGCAGAGTATGCGTACACGATGAAAGTGACCGAAAAATGTGACATATACAGCTACGGAGTAGTCCTTCTGGAGTTGCTGACAGGCAGAATGCCAGTGCAGCCTCTAGAGCAAGGTGGTGATCTGGTAAGCTGGGTTAGAAATTACATTCAGGCTCATACATTGTCACCAGGAATGCTTGATCACCGGCTCGATCTAGAAGATGAGAATACTGTCTCTCACATGATTACTGTGATGAAAATAGCTTTACTTTGCACAAGTATGTCTCCTTTCGATCGACCAACTATGCGAGAAGCTGTTTTGATGCTTATCGAATCGAATAAACGAATAGGAAATTTCGAGTCATCCCCGAGTCATAATGCGGATTCAAGTGAAGGAGCACAGTTTGATTCATCCCCAAGTCATCATGCTAATTCAAGTGATGAACTGATTGTACATGTCTAATTAGAGCAGAGGATGGTATTTTTTAGTAGCTAATTCATCCTTAGTATAAGTTACAATAACTATATGTAGTTATCACAAACTTcatagtatatatattatatgtgCTTAACCCTCTATCCTCTAGAACTGCAATTCAAACCATCAACTGTAAGAAAAGTTAATGTTAATCAAGCTTGGATCTCACAGACAAATTGAAAGTGTGGTGATTCATTAAAAAAACTTTAAGCTAttgatttttcaaaatataagaaCCAAACCCAATGGATCAAATGGATCATGGACACTCATATTAGCATTAGTTGTGACATGAGCTGATTACAATCTAAAACAAGAGCAGCAAAAGGAGAGCCCGAGTAACAATCTCACAATCAGTAGCAACAAGTAACATTGGATTCGTGTTCAAAATTGGATGGGTTATGGGTTATTACAACCCATCCAACCCATGAAACATACTTTTATGGGTTATAATGTGTTATGAATGTAACGAGGGTACGGAGTGGGTGGTGTTGGGGTAGAAGGTCTAAGCAAAGAGGGTGGGGCAGAAATgaaactgaatcccacatcgggaAATAA is drawn from Euphorbia lathyris chromosome 9, ddEupLath1.1, whole genome shotgun sequence and contains these coding sequences:
- the LOC136205931 gene encoding probable leucine-rich repeat receptor-like protein kinase At5g63930, which gives rise to MGSISYGLFILVFLLLIHQCLGVNTEGQFLLDIKSKFIHGSNHLSDWNPNDSTPCEWTGVNCTYDYYNPVVYSLNLSFKNLSGSLSPSIGGLVGLIYLDLSFNGLSKNIPSEIGNCSNLQILRLNNNLLEGQIPVELVKLSSLTIFNISNNRISGPFPENIGDLLSLSQLICYSNNITGSLPASFGNLKNLTTFRAGQNLISGSFPPEIGGCEKLQVLGLAQNQLSGEIPRELGMLKNLQDIVLWGNLLSGSIPKELSNCTNLVTLALYDNNLFGPIPKELGDLVFLQKLYLYRNHLNGSIPKEIGNLSSAIEIDFSENMLTGEIPIELAKITGLHLLYLFENKLTGVIPDELTTLSNLTRVDLSINNLTGTIPVGFQYLKQLIMLQLFNNSLFGSIPQGLGVYGKLWVVDLSNNYLTGNIPPHLCRNEYLFFLNMGSNNLTGYIPTSVVNCKTLAQLYLAENDLMGNFPTDLCKLVNLSSLDLEQNKFTGPIPPEIGYCGGLKRLHLSGNYFIGELPRQIGKLSQLVIFNVSSNLLTGTIPPEVFSCKMLQRLDLSRNNFVGVLPSEIGGLYQLELLKLSDNRISGVIPPEVGNLSRLTELQMGGNLFSGSIPAELGELSSLQIALNLSYNNLSGSIPEELGNLVLLEFLFLDNNHLSGEIPGSLTNLSSLLGCNFSYNDLSGPLPSLPLFLNTANTSFLGNQGICGGPLVNCTQSPSFYPSSDTEVRRDRLGKIIAIIAAVIGGVSLILIAVIIYFMRRPVEIGGPLQDRPFSCPVSDIYFSPREGFTFQDLVSATKGFDDSFVIGRGACGTVYRAVLPCGRTIAVKRLASNREGSTIDNSFRAEILTLGKIRHRNIVKLHGFCYHQGSNLLLYEYMEKGSLGELLHGGSYSLDWPTRFKIGLGSAQGLAYLHHDCKPRIFHRDIKSNNILLDDKFEAHVGDFGLAKVIDMPQSKSMSAVAGSYGYIAPEYAYTMKVTEKCDIYSYGVVLLELLTGRMPVQPLEQGGDLVSWVRNYIQAHTLSPGMLDHRLDLEDENTVSHMITVMKIALLCTSMSPFDRPTMREAVLMLIESNKRIGNFESSPSHNADSSEGAQFDSSPSHHANSSDELIVHV